In Candidatus Eremiobacteraceae bacterium, the following proteins share a genomic window:
- a CDS encoding permease — MPIVHFIGQWLYASFAMFWAVLWSLLFGFMMSAMVQAYVPKGGMAKHLGRAGLRELGLATVMGAASSSCSYAAAATAKSLFKRGANFTTSMVFMFASTNLVIELGFILWRLLGWPFVIAEWIGGIVLIAIFAILAKFFIPADMAETGRTHVETESTHQHDHGEMLAPGNSLWQKLRSGEGWRYVAHYFAMDWSMLRTDLILGFLIAGFLAVAVPVTWWQHLFITTGSAPVRIIENALIGPVIAFLSFVCSIGNVPLAAVLWSGGSTFGGVIAFLYADLIVLPLVDIYRKYYGWPLALRMVAVFYASMVIAGIVVEWAFSLLHVITRPPGNLLMAVEHIGLDFTAVLNISFLVIVAVLLWWGGRDRNEPAPDAKL; from the coding sequence ATGCCTATCGTTCACTTCATCGGCCAATGGCTCTACGCATCGTTTGCGATGTTCTGGGCCGTGCTTTGGTCTTTGCTCTTCGGCTTTATGATGTCGGCGATGGTGCAGGCGTACGTGCCCAAAGGAGGCATGGCCAAGCACCTTGGTCGCGCGGGCCTTCGTGAACTCGGGCTGGCGACGGTCATGGGCGCGGCAAGTTCATCGTGCAGCTACGCCGCCGCCGCCACTGCAAAATCGCTGTTCAAACGAGGCGCCAATTTCACCACCTCGATGGTCTTCATGTTCGCCTCTACGAATCTGGTCATCGAACTCGGCTTCATTCTATGGCGGCTGCTGGGCTGGCCGTTTGTCATAGCTGAATGGATCGGCGGGATCGTGCTGATCGCGATCTTTGCAATTCTAGCGAAATTTTTCATTCCGGCCGACATGGCCGAAACAGGCCGCACGCACGTAGAAACCGAGTCGACGCATCAGCACGATCACGGCGAAATGCTCGCACCGGGCAACAGCCTTTGGCAAAAACTCCGATCGGGCGAGGGATGGCGCTACGTCGCGCACTATTTCGCGATGGACTGGTCCATGCTGCGGACAGACCTCATCCTCGGGTTCTTGATCGCCGGCTTTCTGGCGGTCGCCGTTCCCGTGACGTGGTGGCAGCATCTGTTCATCACCACCGGCTCCGCCCCGGTCCGGATCATCGAAAATGCGCTCATCGGACCGGTCATCGCATTCTTGAGCTTTGTTTGCTCGATCGGCAACGTGCCGCTTGCGGCTGTGCTGTGGAGTGGCGGCAGCACGTTCGGCGGCGTCATCGCCTTCCTCTATGCCGATCTCATCGTGTTGCCGCTCGTCGACATCTATCGAAAATACTATGGCTGGCCGCTCGCGCTGCGAATGGTCGCCGTATTCTATGCGTCGATGGTGATCGCCGGCATCGTGGTTGAATGGGCGTTCTCGCTACTACATGTGATCACGCGTCCGCCGGGCAACCTTTTGATGGCAGTCGAGCACATCGGCCTCGACTTCACCGCCGTTCTCAACATATCGTTTCTAGTTATCGTGGCCGTCTTGCTTTGGTGGGGCGGCCGCGATCGAAACGAGCCGGCGCCCGACGCTAAATTGTGA
- a CDS encoding cytochrome c, which produces MVRFLEDRGVRIVGVLFTLMTSISACVWAVGFMKPEPAQAIPMFAIRTGASCDLCHSTFPGMTNYGMMVMMSNFSMLPHDAAHSPGFTSLVFAEEFDSLPDDGVPKLHTDNLGFLSGGFVGKDFTYYVEQHVVDGGFIGGTDQMWMAYNNLFGGTGSLQFGKFHTPFPFMPAHRITLSPYETTSNTVGENDFNEDDSHWGVTMSNMQGTLMYGLSVLGGNDLIGKGAFQLTGDHDHSVDFNLMTMSDAPLNYGLGLVRGFSPLAEGGFDPFSREALYLQYRPSGFQGLQFQAVGQLGYDENPTGIGVATRTRGGFLEAQYELPHKNFMVLRWDTQNGDAPEAGATLDLIHQIEPNTKFTIEGRKSTAGTTMGMALEWAGPWSKSRIIATPHLGTMAGMNMSGMSGMSGMSMGGGMSPLAHTLANGDATRGALSFTAHSCMQCHGAGGAGGGIGPRLIGVATSLQPEQIYDYVKHPRAPMPDFKLGDDEIADLVAYVDSLTPGHAVAADIAKEHPAGGMAGMSMGMAPPMRQPDQTPVNAGTHGYFPGVEAGDPVSGAALFGANCASCHGAGGVGADSPRLQGLAKTDSPSYFAWQIKAPAPPMPRIKLSDKQIADLAAYLEVLDTQSAPVGAALQPHP; this is translated from the coding sequence ATGGTTAGGTTTTTGGAGGATCGGGGCGTCCGCATCGTTGGCGTCCTGTTCACATTGATGACGAGCATTTCGGCGTGTGTATGGGCGGTGGGATTCATGAAGCCGGAGCCTGCGCAGGCCATTCCGATGTTCGCGATCCGGACGGGTGCGTCGTGCGATCTATGTCATTCCACTTTTCCCGGCATGACGAACTACGGCATGATGGTCATGATGTCGAACTTCTCGATGCTGCCGCACGATGCGGCGCACAGCCCCGGCTTCACATCGCTGGTCTTCGCCGAAGAGTTCGATTCGCTGCCCGATGACGGCGTGCCGAAGCTCCACACCGATAATCTCGGCTTCTTATCGGGCGGCTTTGTAGGAAAAGATTTCACGTACTACGTCGAGCAGCACGTCGTCGACGGGGGCTTCATCGGCGGCACCGATCAGATGTGGATGGCGTACAATAATCTTTTCGGGGGCACCGGTTCGCTGCAGTTCGGCAAGTTCCACACGCCGTTCCCCTTCATGCCCGCGCACCGCATCACGCTATCCCCGTACGAAACCACGAGCAACACGGTGGGCGAGAACGACTTCAACGAGGACGACAGCCACTGGGGCGTCACGATGTCGAACATGCAAGGCACGCTCATGTACGGCCTCAGCGTCTTGGGCGGCAACGATCTCATCGGCAAGGGCGCATTCCAACTCACCGGCGATCACGATCACAGCGTCGACTTCAACTTGATGACCATGAGCGATGCGCCGCTGAATTACGGTCTTGGCCTGGTTCGCGGATTTTCTCCGCTGGCCGAAGGCGGCTTCGACCCGTTCAGCCGCGAGGCGTTATATCTGCAGTACCGGCCAAGCGGATTCCAAGGGCTGCAGTTCCAGGCTGTGGGTCAACTCGGTTACGATGAAAATCCCACGGGGATCGGTGTCGCCACACGCACGCGCGGCGGATTCCTCGAAGCGCAATATGAGTTGCCGCACAAGAACTTCATGGTGCTTCGCTGGGATACGCAAAATGGAGACGCGCCCGAAGCCGGCGCCACGCTCGACCTCATCCATCAGATCGAACCGAACACGAAGTTCACCATCGAGGGGCGCAAGTCGACCGCCGGCACCACGATGGGCATGGCGCTCGAATGGGCCGGGCCGTGGAGCAAGTCGCGTATCATCGCCACTCCGCACTTGGGCACGATGGCCGGCATGAACATGAGCGGCATGAGTGGGATGAGCGGCATGAGCATGGGCGGCGGAATGTCGCCGCTGGCTCATACGCTTGCGAACGGCGATGCGACCCGCGGCGCACTCTCGTTCACTGCGCATTCGTGCATGCAGTGTCACGGCGCCGGCGGTGCGGGCGGCGGCATCGGTCCGCGGCTCATCGGCGTGGCGACGTCGCTCCAGCCCGAGCAGATCTACGACTACGTCAAGCATCCGCGTGCGCCGATGCCTGACTTCAAACTCGGCGACGATGAGATCGCGGACCTTGTCGCGTATGTGGATTCGCTGACGCCGGGGCACGCGGTCGCCGCCGATATCGCCAAAGAACACCCGGCCGGCGGAATGGCAGGGATGTCGATGGGAATGGCGCCGCCGATGCGCCAACCCGATCAAACGCCGGTGAACGCAGGAACGCACGGCTACTTCCCAGGTGTGGAGGCCGGCGATCCGGTGAGCGGCGCGGCGCTCTTCGGCGCGAACTGCGCAAGCTGCCACGGCGCGGGAGGCGTGGGCGCCGACAGTCCGCGGCTCCAGGGTCTCGCGAAGACGGACAGTCCGAGTTATTTCGCATGGCAGATCAAGGCTCCGGCGCCGCCGATGCCGCGGATCAAACTCAGCGACAAACAAATCGCGGACTTAGCTGCATACCTCGAAGTGCTCGATACACAAAGCGCGCCCGTTGGAGCGGCGCTGCAGCCACACCCGTGA
- a CDS encoding GNAT family protein: MRGRIRRQSGQRCESASSIVELDCGICRVRSWRSTDRDVLARHADNPKVAVNLRDRFPNPYTLADADAWLKLASETQPETNFAIELDGAAVGGIGFEILDDFDRCSAEIGYWLGQSVWGRGLATAALRAVTDYAFANHSLTRIFAIPFEGNARSRRVLETAGYAFEGIMRRSVRKRGIVIDAALYAVTR; encoded by the coding sequence GTGCGAGGACGCATTCGAAGGCAATCGGGGCAGCGTTGCGAATCCGCCTCGTCAATTGTGGAACTAGATTGCGGCATCTGTCGCGTTCGCTCATGGCGGTCAACCGATCGCGACGTTCTCGCCCGCCACGCCGACAATCCGAAGGTGGCCGTGAATCTTCGCGATCGTTTTCCGAACCCGTACACGCTCGCCGATGCCGACGCGTGGCTCAAGCTCGCGTCCGAAACCCAGCCGGAGACGAACTTCGCGATCGAGCTGGACGGCGCCGCGGTAGGCGGCATCGGCTTCGAAATCCTCGACGACTTCGATCGATGCTCGGCGGAGATCGGCTATTGGCTCGGCCAGTCCGTTTGGGGGCGTGGCCTCGCCACGGCCGCATTGCGGGCCGTGACGGACTACGCATTTGCGAATCATAGCCTGACGCGCATCTTCGCCATACCGTTCGAGGGCAACGCGCGCTCGCGGCGCGTGCTGGAAACGGCCGGCTATGCGTTCGAGGGCATCATGCGGCGCAGCGTGCGGAAGCGAGGCATCGTCATCGACGCTGCGTTGTATGCGGTCACCCGTTAA
- a CDS encoding multicopper oxidase family protein, whose amino-acid sequence MINRRDVLKMGAAGAFGAAMAKAGIAMAGVTAPQQYAVASGGGDLDRLTTAALRALPALRPPHAISRTGRTKTFTLTLATANAEPLPGHSVPVRAVNGLSPGPTLRATEGDDVSVTVINRLTMAATIHWHGVPVPFLMDGAGMISQQAIEPGQSFVYRFTAPQAGTYMYHSHYNDLELQAVAGMLVVDPQTSGREPRYASDVPIFISSMEWEQTRNVEAQAVLANSMLMPSMASNAAADPKPDMGDAMDRMDMVEYWCFNGKTFPATKPIEVKTGDLVRVRFANLTNMAHPIHLHGHWFRFIAQDGSPLERPAIMNTIPVQPGQTIDIDFLANNPGVWPLHCHIISHMVDNHDVMSGLMTVVQYEGFGLPAMMQG is encoded by the coding sequence ATGATCAATCGACGTGATGTCTTGAAGATGGGTGCGGCGGGCGCGTTCGGCGCTGCCATGGCAAAGGCGGGCATCGCGATGGCGGGCGTCACCGCGCCGCAGCAATATGCAGTAGCTTCCGGCGGCGGAGACTTAGACCGGCTGACCACCGCCGCGTTGCGCGCGTTGCCGGCACTGCGGCCTCCGCACGCCATCTCGCGAACCGGCCGCACGAAGACGTTCACGCTCACCTTGGCCACCGCCAACGCCGAACCGCTTCCCGGCCACTCCGTGCCGGTGCGTGCGGTCAACGGATTGTCGCCCGGACCAACGCTGCGCGCCACCGAAGGCGACGACGTTTCCGTAACCGTGATCAACCGCTTGACGATGGCGGCCACCATCCATTGGCATGGCGTGCCGGTTCCTTTTCTGATGGATGGCGCGGGCATGATCTCGCAACAAGCCATCGAGCCCGGCCAATCTTTCGTCTACCGCTTCACCGCGCCGCAAGCGGGAACGTATATGTACCACAGCCACTACAACGACTTGGAACTTCAAGCGGTGGCAGGCATGCTCGTGGTCGATCCGCAGACGTCCGGTCGCGAACCACGTTATGCTTCGGATGTGCCGATCTTCATCAGCTCCATGGAATGGGAGCAGACGAGAAACGTGGAGGCGCAAGCGGTGCTCGCGAACAGCATGCTGATGCCTTCGATGGCTTCGAACGCAGCGGCCGATCCGAAGCCCGACATGGGCGATGCGATGGATCGCATGGACATGGTGGAGTATTGGTGCTTCAACGGCAAGACTTTTCCCGCCACGAAACCCATCGAGGTCAAAACCGGCGATCTCGTGCGCGTGCGCTTCGCAAACTTGACGAACATGGCGCATCCCATCCATCTCCATGGCCACTGGTTCCGCTTCATCGCGCAAGACGGCAGTCCACTTGAACGGCCGGCCATCATGAACACCATTCCGGTTCAGCCCGGGCAGACCATCGACATCGACTTTCTAGCCAATAATCCAGGCGTGTGGCCGCTTCACTGTCATATCATCTCACACATGGTCGACAATCACGACGTGATGAGCGGGCTGATGACCGTCGTGCAATACGAGGGCTTCGGGCTCCCCGCGATGATGCAGGGGTAG
- a CDS encoding redoxin family protein: protein MKFLGSRFVIAAAALLLAAPGASSRIAAAPAPSGAGIPSFDGAVGWLNSKPLTAADLHGKVVLVDFWEYTCINCLRTLPYMKTWYDRYHDDGLVIVGVHTPEFGFSGDTKNVTAAVARLGIKWPVALDDGYVIWKRYQNDAWPKEYLYDQQGNLVESQAGEGNYQSTEAKIQSLLKAATPSLKFPSVMALLPQDSYDKPGAVCYPQTAETYVGPWHGQMIANAGALNSGPGDTNYVDSGTNHSDGSVYLQGYWHAGPQGQAMISGGNDSALSLHYHAIQVVAVMKPETGDSVRVNVTQDGKPIAREDAGSDIKYDSSGMSYVTVGAARAFELLANAKFGQHDLRLLPQRFGAGIYSFAFESCEVPR, encoded by the coding sequence ATGAAGTTCCTCGGATCTCGCTTCGTCATCGCCGCCGCCGCGCTGTTGCTCGCGGCACCGGGCGCATCCTCGCGAATCGCCGCGGCTCCCGCACCGAGCGGGGCCGGCATTCCCAGCTTCGACGGTGCCGTGGGCTGGCTCAACAGCAAGCCGTTGACCGCGGCGGACCTGCATGGCAAAGTCGTGCTCGTCGACTTTTGGGAATACACGTGCATCAATTGTCTTCGCACGCTGCCGTACATGAAGACATGGTACGATCGCTACCACGACGACGGATTGGTCATCGTGGGAGTACACACGCCTGAATTCGGATTCTCCGGAGACACGAAGAACGTCACCGCTGCGGTTGCACGGCTCGGAATAAAATGGCCGGTTGCATTGGACGATGGATACGTGATCTGGAAGCGCTACCAAAACGATGCGTGGCCGAAAGAGTACCTTTACGACCAGCAGGGCAATCTTGTCGAAAGCCAAGCCGGTGAGGGCAATTACCAGTCGACCGAGGCGAAGATCCAATCGTTGCTCAAGGCGGCGACGCCGAGTCTCAAGTTTCCATCGGTGATGGCGCTCCTGCCGCAAGACAGCTACGACAAACCAGGGGCTGTCTGTTATCCGCAGACTGCGGAAACGTACGTCGGGCCGTGGCATGGTCAGATGATCGCAAATGCCGGCGCGCTGAACAGCGGGCCCGGCGACACGAACTACGTTGACAGCGGCACCAATCACAGCGACGGGAGTGTCTATCTACAGGGGTACTGGCACGCCGGTCCGCAGGGTCAGGCCATGATCTCGGGCGGCAACGACAGCGCGCTCAGCCTGCACTATCATGCCATCCAAGTAGTCGCGGTCATGAAGCCGGAGACCGGTGATTCGGTCCGGGTAAACGTCACGCAAGACGGCAAGCCCATCGCTCGCGAAGACGCGGGGAGCGACATAAAGTACGATTCGAGCGGCATGTCATACGTGACCGTCGGTGCGGCGCGCGCTTTCGAATTGCTCGCGAACGCAAAATTCGGGCAGCACGATCTGCGCTTGCTTCCGCAGCGATTCGGGGCCGGCATCTACAGCTTCGCGTTCGAGTCGTGCGAGGTGCCCCGCTGA